A window from Pseudooceanicola algae encodes these proteins:
- a CDS encoding YdcH family protein has protein sequence MSLSSHVAELKKKHESLSVAVDRAQRSPGMSDLEITAMKKQKLRLKEEISRLAEVN, from the coding sequence ATGAGCTTGAGTTCCCATGTTGCTGAACTGAAGAAGAAACACGAATCTCTCTCGGTCGCTGTAGACAGAGCACAGCGATCGCCCGGCATGTCCGACCTGGAAATTACTGCGATGAAGAAACAGAAGCTGCGCCTGAAGGAAGAAATTTCCCGACTGGCCGAAGTCAACTGA